In Gemmatimonadales bacterium, a genomic segment contains:
- a CDS encoding PLP-dependent cysteine synthase family protein: MKVAVGVTYEIRNAPATLVLAVPITDHVFSGQPTSPKRRHTRPGTVAPVPTAAHLHPAFTVASFTKRSFGIMTDAQPAGLDLATSAIFRGLARAVGNTPLLAVDFRYRGSKRTVYAKAEHLNFTGSIKDRMALHILESAYAEGAIRAGDAIVEATSGNTGISFAAIGRTLGHPVTIFMPDWMSRERVDLIRSFGATVVPVSREEGGFLGSIERAEDTTRRGGRVFLPRQFANQANVRAHQRTTGPEIWIQLTANGLAPDAFVAGVGTGGTVMGVGRYLKSRRAEVNVHPLEPAESPMLSSGRKVGKHRIQGVSDEFIPPIVDLALLDEPIGVSDGDAILMAQALAAKLGLGVGISSGANFLGALLAQERLGPDAVAVTVFADDNKKYLSTSLLEAEPVKDTYLSPDVELLVLRTFRRACRTCVDFEDCSLELAARA, encoded by the coding sequence GTGAAAGTGGCCGTGGGCGTCACGTACGAGATTCGGAACGCGCCGGCTACGCTCGTCCTGGCCGTGCCCATCACCGACCACGTGTTCTCGGGCCAGCCGACCTCGCCCAAGCGGAGGCATACCCGGCCCGGCACCGTCGCGCCAGTCCCGACTGCCGCGCACCTTCATCCCGCCTTCACGGTCGCTTCATTCACCAAGCGCAGCTTCGGAATCATGACTGATGCCCAGCCGGCCGGCCTCGACCTGGCGACGTCCGCCATCTTCAGGGGACTCGCCCGTGCCGTCGGCAACACGCCTCTCCTCGCCGTCGATTTCCGCTACCGCGGATCGAAGCGGACGGTCTACGCCAAGGCCGAACACCTCAACTTCACGGGCAGCATCAAGGACCGGATGGCGCTCCACATCCTGGAGAGCGCCTACGCCGAGGGCGCGATCCGCGCGGGTGACGCGATCGTCGAAGCCACGAGCGGCAACACGGGTATCTCCTTCGCCGCGATCGGCCGTACGCTCGGCCACCCCGTCACGATCTTCATGCCCGACTGGATGAGCCGCGAGCGAGTGGACCTCATCCGGAGCTTCGGCGCGACGGTGGTGCCGGTGAGCCGCGAGGAGGGAGGCTTCCTGGGCAGCATCGAGCGGGCGGAGGATACGACCCGGCGAGGGGGGCGCGTCTTCCTCCCGCGCCAGTTCGCGAACCAGGCCAACGTGCGCGCGCACCAGCGGACCACCGGGCCCGAGATCTGGATCCAGCTGACCGCGAACGGCCTCGCGCCCGACGCGTTCGTCGCGGGCGTGGGCACGGGTGGCACGGTGATGGGGGTGGGGCGCTACCTGAAGAGCCGGCGCGCGGAGGTGAACGTCCACCCTCTGGAGCCCGCGGAGTCCCCGATGCTCTCCTCCGGCCGAAAAGTGGGGAAGCACCGCATCCAGGGGGTATCGGACGAGTTCATCCCGCCGATCGTGGACCTCGCGCTGCTGGACGAGCCGATCGGCGTGAGCGACGGCGACGCCATCCTCATGGCGCAGGCGCTGGCCGCGAAGCTCGGGCTCGGCGTGGGGATCTCGTCGGGCGCCAACTTCCTCGGCGCGCTGCTGGCGCAGGAACGGCTCGGCCCGGACGCCGTCGCGGTGACCGTTTTCGCCGACGACAACAAGAAGTACCTCAGCACCAGCCTGCTCGAGGCCGAGCCCGTGAAGGATACGTATCTCTCTCCGGACGTGGAGCTGCTCGTTCTCAGGACCTTCCGGCGCGCCTGCCGGACCTGCGTGGATTTCGAGGACTGCAGCCTGGAGCTGGCCGCGCGCGCCTAG